The following proteins come from a genomic window of Neofelis nebulosa isolate mNeoNeb1 chromosome 5, mNeoNeb1.pri, whole genome shotgun sequence:
- the MSL2 gene encoding E3 ubiquitin-protein ligase MSL2 isoform X2 encodes MMMKPSCSWCKDYEQFEENKQLSILVNCYKKLCEYITQTTLARDIIEAVDCSSDILALLNDGSLFCEETEKPSDSSFTLCLTHSPLPSTSEPTADPQASLSPISESTLSIAIGSSVINGLPTYNGLSIDRFGINIPSPEHSNTIDVCNTVDIKTEDLSDSLPPVCDTVATDLCSTGIDICSFSEDIKPGDSLLLSVEEVLRSLETVSNTEVCCPNLQPNLEATVSNGPFLQLSSQSLSHNVFMSTSPALHGLSCTAATPKVAKLNRKRSRSESDSEKVQPLPISTIIRGPTLGASAPVTVKRESKISLQPIATVPNGGTTPKISKTVLLSTKSMKKSHEHGSKKSHSKTKPGILKKDKTVKEKIPSHHFMPGSPTKTVYKKPQEKKGCKCGRATQNPSVLTCRGQRCPCYSNRKACLDCICRGCQNSYMANGEKKLEAFAVPEKALEQTRLTLGINVTSIAVRNASTSTSVINVTGSPVTTFLAASTHDDKSLDEAIDMRFDC; translated from the coding sequence atgatGATGAAACCTTCATGTAGCTGGTGCAAAGACTATGAGCAATTTGAGGAAAACAAGCAGTTAAGCATCCTAGTGAACTGCTACAAAAAACTATGTGAATATATAACACAGACTACATTGGCACGGGATATAATAGAAGCGGTCGACTGTTCTTCTGATATTTTGGCTTTGCTTAATGATGGATCATTGTTTTGTGAGGAGACAGAAAAACCCTCAGATTCATCCTTTACTTTGTGTTTAACACATTCCCCTTTACCTTCGACCTCAGAACCCACAGCTGATCCTCAAGCTAGTTTATCTCCAATATCTGAAAGCACCCTCAGCATTGCTATTGGCAGTTCTGTTATCAATGGTTTGCCTACTTATAATGGGCTTTCGATAGATAGATTTGGTATAAATATTCCTTCACCTGAACATTCAAACACAATTGATGTATGTAACACTGTTGATATAAAAACTGAGGATCTGTCCGACAGCTTGCCACCTGTCTGTGACACAGTAGCCACTGACTTATGCTCCACAGGCATTGATATCTGCAGTTTCAGTGAAGATATAAAACCCGGTGATTCTTTATTACTGAGTGTTGAGGAAGTGCTTCGCAGCTTAGAAACTGTTTCAAATACAGAGGTTTGTTGCCCTAATTTGCAGCCCAACTTGGAAGCCACTGTATCCAATGGACCTTTTCTGCAGCTTTCTTCCCAGTCTCTTAGCCATAATGTTTTTATGTCCACCAGCCCTGCACTTCATGGGTTATCATGTACGGCAGCAACTCCGAAAGTAGCAAAATTGAATAGAAAACGATCCAGATCAGAAAGTGACAGTGAGAAGGTTCAGCCACTTCCAATTTCTACTATTATCCGAGGCCCAACGTTGGGGGCATCTGCTCCTGTGACAGTGAAACGAGAGAGCAAAATTTCTCTTCAACCTATAGCAACTGTTCCCAATGGAGGCACAACACCCAAAATCAGCAAAACTGTACTTTTATCTACTAAAAGCATGAAAAAGAGTCATGAACATGGATCCAAGAAATCTCACTCTAAAACCAAGCCAGGTAttcttaaaaaagacaaaacagtaaAGGAAAAGATTCCTAGTCACCATTTTATGCCAGGAAGTCCTACCAAGACTGTGTATAAAAAACCCCAGGAAAAGAAAGGGTGTAAATGTGGGCGTGCTACTCAAAATCCAAGTGTTCTTACATGCCGCGGCCAACGCTGCCCTTGCTACTCTAACCGCAAAGCCTGCTTAGATTGTATATGTCGTGGCTGCCAAAACTCCTATATGGCCAATGGGGAGAAGAAGCTGGAGGCATTTGCTGTGCCAGAAAAGGCCTTGGAGCAGACCAGGCTCACTTTGGGCATTAATGTGACTAGCATTGCTGTACGCAATGCTAGTACCAGCACCAGTGTAATTAATGTCACAGGGTCCCCAGTAACAACGTTTTTAGCTGCCAGTACACATGATGATAAAAGTTTGGATGAAGCTATAGACATGAGATTCGACTGTTAA
- the MSL2 gene encoding E3 ubiquitin-protein ligase MSL2 isoform X1, whose product MNPVNATALYISASRLVLNYDPGDPKAFTEINRLLPYFRQSLSCCVCGHLLQDPIAPTNSTCQHYVCKPCKGKKMMMKPSCSWCKDYEQFEENKQLSILVNCYKKLCEYITQTTLARDIIEAVDCSSDILALLNDGSLFCEETEKPSDSSFTLCLTHSPLPSTSEPTADPQASLSPISESTLSIAIGSSVINGLPTYNGLSIDRFGINIPSPEHSNTIDVCNTVDIKTEDLSDSLPPVCDTVATDLCSTGIDICSFSEDIKPGDSLLLSVEEVLRSLETVSNTEVCCPNLQPNLEATVSNGPFLQLSSQSLSHNVFMSTSPALHGLSCTAATPKVAKLNRKRSRSESDSEKVQPLPISTIIRGPTLGASAPVTVKRESKISLQPIATVPNGGTTPKISKTVLLSTKSMKKSHEHGSKKSHSKTKPGILKKDKTVKEKIPSHHFMPGSPTKTVYKKPQEKKGCKCGRATQNPSVLTCRGQRCPCYSNRKACLDCICRGCQNSYMANGEKKLEAFAVPEKALEQTRLTLGINVTSIAVRNASTSTSVINVTGSPVTTFLAASTHDDKSLDEAIDMRFDC is encoded by the coding sequence GACATTTGCTACAAGATCCTATTGCACCCACCAACTCCACCTGCCAACATTATGTCTGCAAACCTTgtaaaggcaagaaaatgatGATGAAACCTTCATGTAGCTGGTGCAAAGACTATGAGCAATTTGAGGAAAACAAGCAGTTAAGCATCCTAGTGAACTGCTACAAAAAACTATGTGAATATATAACACAGACTACATTGGCACGGGATATAATAGAAGCGGTCGACTGTTCTTCTGATATTTTGGCTTTGCTTAATGATGGATCATTGTTTTGTGAGGAGACAGAAAAACCCTCAGATTCATCCTTTACTTTGTGTTTAACACATTCCCCTTTACCTTCGACCTCAGAACCCACAGCTGATCCTCAAGCTAGTTTATCTCCAATATCTGAAAGCACCCTCAGCATTGCTATTGGCAGTTCTGTTATCAATGGTTTGCCTACTTATAATGGGCTTTCGATAGATAGATTTGGTATAAATATTCCTTCACCTGAACATTCAAACACAATTGATGTATGTAACACTGTTGATATAAAAACTGAGGATCTGTCCGACAGCTTGCCACCTGTCTGTGACACAGTAGCCACTGACTTATGCTCCACAGGCATTGATATCTGCAGTTTCAGTGAAGATATAAAACCCGGTGATTCTTTATTACTGAGTGTTGAGGAAGTGCTTCGCAGCTTAGAAACTGTTTCAAATACAGAGGTTTGTTGCCCTAATTTGCAGCCCAACTTGGAAGCCACTGTATCCAATGGACCTTTTCTGCAGCTTTCTTCCCAGTCTCTTAGCCATAATGTTTTTATGTCCACCAGCCCTGCACTTCATGGGTTATCATGTACGGCAGCAACTCCGAAAGTAGCAAAATTGAATAGAAAACGATCCAGATCAGAAAGTGACAGTGAGAAGGTTCAGCCACTTCCAATTTCTACTATTATCCGAGGCCCAACGTTGGGGGCATCTGCTCCTGTGACAGTGAAACGAGAGAGCAAAATTTCTCTTCAACCTATAGCAACTGTTCCCAATGGAGGCACAACACCCAAAATCAGCAAAACTGTACTTTTATCTACTAAAAGCATGAAAAAGAGTCATGAACATGGATCCAAGAAATCTCACTCTAAAACCAAGCCAGGTAttcttaaaaaagacaaaacagtaaAGGAAAAGATTCCTAGTCACCATTTTATGCCAGGAAGTCCTACCAAGACTGTGTATAAAAAACCCCAGGAAAAGAAAGGGTGTAAATGTGGGCGTGCTACTCAAAATCCAAGTGTTCTTACATGCCGCGGCCAACGCTGCCCTTGCTACTCTAACCGCAAAGCCTGCTTAGATTGTATATGTCGTGGCTGCCAAAACTCCTATATGGCCAATGGGGAGAAGAAGCTGGAGGCATTTGCTGTGCCAGAAAAGGCCTTGGAGCAGACCAGGCTCACTTTGGGCATTAATGTGACTAGCATTGCTGTACGCAATGCTAGTACCAGCACCAGTGTAATTAATGTCACAGGGTCCCCAGTAACAACGTTTTTAGCTGCCAGTACACATGATGATAAAAGTTTGGATGAAGCTATAGACATGAGATTCGACTGTTAA